The Aedes aegypti strain LVP_AGWG chromosome 3, AaegL5.0 Primary Assembly, whole genome shotgun sequence genome contains a region encoding:
- the LOC5571115 gene encoding putative odorant receptor 83c — protein sequence MERFQRYYNRRKNELQSEFKSSRAMYESACDTLIGYFHVSGADRLRGGDYTRLNPRLIFLVCDLTLYIVVNCWCLTVFWGQLTDVVFCLVTMGIAVQGFAKIANYTDDRLYELHVYNVARFDRVRDYPEARESLQTTAVLCKVFIKIFSYLFMMLTTFIPVYTIVYSITSRSLQLPFGFFFPWIDHTQLFGYIINLSYHFLQIYEASYGLLATDTCFLFFIIHAMGQLDVIIIYLKKLDELALEYDKFKNDEELYQLLNDITEKHQEHVEYMSKMDSLLKPGFFVNFSCMIAETVASLYVQSETDGIWYPGLIVVLLCIVQLFIACALGTIYSTKNDQLIDEIYNISWYAMPIPAQKSLALILNSSQHPVVLSDGFDAIDLFAFVQIYKKIYTYFTMLQSFN from the exons ATGGAACGATTCCAACGATATTATAATCGTCGCAAAAATGAACTGCAATCGGAGTTTAAATCTTCACGAGCCATGTACGAAAGTGCGTGTGACACCTTAATAGGCTATTTTCACGTTAGTGGTGCCGATCGTTTGCGGGGAGGTGACTACACCCGGTTGAATCCTCGGTTGATTTTTCTGGTTTGTGATCTAACGTTATACATTGTGGTAAATTGTTGGTGCTTGACTGTATTTTGGGGACAGTTGACCGATGTCGTGTTCTGTCTGGTCACCATGGGTATAGCTGTCCAG GGATTCGCTAAGATTGCCAACTACACCGATGATCGATTGTATGAGCTGCACGTCTACAATGTGGCTCGTTTCGATAGAGTAAGAGATTACCCTGAGGCTCGAGAATCCTTACAAACAACCGCCGTATTGTGCAAAGTGTTCATTAAGATATTCAGCTACCTGTTCATGATGTTGACAACGTTTATTCCTGTTTACACCATCGTCTACTCAATTACGTCTAGGTCGCTACAGCTGCCATTTGGGTTTTTCTTTCCCTGGATTGACCATACACAATTGTTTGGATATATCATCAACTTGTCATaccattttttgcaaatttacgAAGCCAGCTATGGACTGCTGGCCACGGATACTTGCTTTCTCTTTTTCATCATACATGCAATGGGACAGTTGGATGTCATCATAATATATCTGAAGAAACTCGATGAGCTAGCCTTAGAATATGATAAATTCAAGAACGACGAAGAACTATATCAACTGTTGAATGACATCACAGAGAAACATCAGGAGCATGTGGA ATACATGTCTAAAATGGATTCTCTGCTTAAGCCTGGATTTTTCGTTAATTTTTCTTGTATGATTGCAGAAACAGTTGCCTCACTTTATGTTCAATCCGAA ACCGATGGAATTTGGTATCCCGGATTGATTGTAGTTCTGCTATGTATTGTTCAATTATTCATCGCCTGTGCCCTGGGAACAATCTACTCCACTAAG AACGATCAACTGATAGATGAAATTTATAACATATCTTGGTACGCAATGCCCATTCCGGCGCAGAAATCACTGGCACTCATTCTCAACTCATCGCAACATCCGGTGGTTCTCTCCGACGGCTTCGATGCGATTGATCTGTTTGCCTTCGTACAG ATATATAAGAAAATCTACACGTACTTCACAATGCTCCAGAGTTTCAACTAG